The following are encoded together in the Malaya genurostris strain Urasoe2022 chromosome 3, Malgen_1.1, whole genome shotgun sequence genome:
- the LOC131439624 gene encoding CTD small phosphatase-like protein 2, with protein MWLRSETRDRRLRSSGARMTVKNKKHVKCQQKLKRITPEAVIGTRRSSHLPSPVSGRCRAIVTSVGTTAITTRTSARTANRTSPKRPVNPNRRTNKSLVLTASNETIPEDCKENCWQDSNDLTLFDSSVNLKNQYETTNLYSKKTDEIGSPDDCINQFGVISYDSNKSGNVVPTNVLGTPQSVDPLKSKCITECDSTTDAILCDESFPSTSGFGSRRSKNPLECSPQTHDVVVPEVDSTTDTIPDTTNELESTATNIISSFPLSASSSSSSSSSSSSSSSLSSTFQPAGYSSCSSVSGVEDLPASSSYSPNATASDLISMFDDEHYKSTAELCQYTDFPYNTLLTQALLNCGDVSSLSVGCSQVLAENMTVGMNDSGFLSSINPTAIENLKALTNYQTLSSIDEAGPSSSGVYLTEIGVVRESTSMGDHGNVQIETESLIHNIECNERIPMCGDEGEAGMQLESDECMDVEDSNDGQQRHMTWEPFDPYVFIKHLPPLTNEMRSECPALPLKTRSSPEFSLVLDLDETLVHCSLEELSDASFKFPVLFQERKYMVFVRTRPFFREFLEKVSQLFEVILFTASKRVYADKLLNLLDPERRLIKYRLFREHCVVVKDNYIKDLTILGRDLSKTIIIDNSPQAFGYQLENGIPIESWYMDKNDSELMKILPFLERLAEMRQDVRPHIREKYRLFSYLPPD; from the exons ATGTGGCTGAGGAGCGAAACCAGAGACCGACGTTTGCGGTCCAGTGGTGCCCGGATGAccgtaaaaaataaaaagcatGTGAAATGCCAACAAAAACTAAAACGAATCACACCGGAGGCCGTAATTGGAACACGGAGAAGTTCGCATCTTCCTTCACCGGTATCCGGTCGCTGTCGAGCAATTGTAACATCCGTTGGTACTACAGCCATCACCACACGTACTTCGGCCCGCACGGCAAATCGGACCAGTCCGAAGCGGCCAGTTAATCCCAATCGAAGaacgaacaaatctttggtgTTGACTGCTAGTAACGAAACGATTCCAGAGGATTGCAAAGAAAACTGTTGGCAGGACAGCAATGATCTCACGCTTTTCGATTCCTCTGTCAATCTGAAAAATCAGTATGAAACTACCAATCTGTACTCAAAGAAAACAGATGAGATTGGATCGCCGGACGATTGTATCAATCAATTTGGTGTAATTAGTTACGATTCGAATAAATCGGGGAACGTCGTACCGACTAACGTTTTGGGTACTCCTCAGTCTGTTGATCCATTGAAATCAAAATGCATAACAGAGTGTGATAGCACCACGGATGCAATCCTGTGCGATGAAAGTTTTCCATCAACGTCTGGATTTGGTAGTCGTCGGTCTAAGAATCCACTGGAATGCTCTCCTCAAACGCATGATGTGGTGGTTCCGGAAGTGGATTCTACAACCGACACTATccctgatacaacaaatgaatTGGAATCGACAGCGACTAACATCATATCTTCGTTTCCCTTATCGGCGTCTTCGTCATCCTCGTCGTCGTCCTCATCTTCATCATCTTCCTCGTTGTCATCCACTTTTCAGCCCGCAGGTTACAGCAGTTGTTCGTCAGTATCTGGTGTAGAGGATCTGCCAGCTTCTAGCAGTTATTCACCGAATGCTACCGCATCGGATTTGATCTCTATGTTCGACGATGAACATTATAAAAGTACTGCTGAGCTATGCCAGTATACCGACTTTCCTTACAATACATTGCTGACCCAAGCATTGCTGAATTGCGGTGATGTTTCTAGTCTCAGTGTAGGTTGCAGTCAGGTGCTTGCAGAAAATATGACGGTGGGGATGAATGATTCTGGTTTTCTATCATCGATCAACCCAACGGCAATTGAGAATTTGAAGGCTTTAACCAACTATCAAACTTTGAGCAGCATTGATGAAGCCGGACCAAGTTCTAGTGGTGTGTACCTAACTGAGATCGGTGTTGTAAGGGAATCCACGAGCATGGGTGATCATGGTAATGTCCAGATAGAAACAGAATCACTGATTCATAACATAGAATGTAACGAAAGGATTCCCATGTGCGGTGATGAGGGTGAGGCTGGAATGCAGTTGGAGTCCGACGAGTGCATGGATGTTGAG GATTCCAACGACGGCCAGCAAAGGCATATGACATGGGAACCGTTCGATCCTTACGTGTTCATTAAACACCTGCCTCCATTGACAAACGAGATGCGCTCCGAGTGTCCTGCTCTGCCACTAAAAACTCGTTCTAGTCCCGAATTTAGCCTTGTGCTAGATTTGGACGAGACATTGGTACACTGCAGTTTGGAAGAGTTGTCGGATGCCAGTTTCAAATTTCCGGTGCTATTCCAGGAGCGCAAATACATGGTGTTTGTACGCACGCGACCATTTTTCCGCGAATTTCTCGAGAAGGTTTCACAGTTGTTTGAGGTGATTTTGTTCACTGCGTCTAAGCGGGTCTACGCGGATAAGTTACTCAACCTGTTGGACCCCGAGCGAAGACTTATTAA ATATCGTCTGTTCCGTGAGCATTGCGTAGTAGTCAAGGATAACTATATCAAAGATTTGACCATTCTTGGGCGAGATTTGTCTAAGACGATTATCATAGACAACTCTCCACAAGCATTTGG GTATCAACTTGAGAATGGTATTCCCATTGAAAGCTGGTATATGGACAAAAATGACTCAG